From Alteromonas australica, one genomic window encodes:
- a CDS encoding cobalamin-binding protein: MKLFYLSFIFVMASVGVSADEGEKAPLRIVALAPHVVESLFAIGAGNSIIATSEHSDYPEAAKQIPRVGNYARLQIERIVQLSPDIIIAWRTGNPQDDLARLKKYGLTVVYSNPTTLESVADELIMLGKLVNKQETAQRLANQYLQRLNTLKLEYASAPPVTGFYELWARPLRTVANKAWLQQQLEVCGVNNPFSHLHEDYPLVSLEQVLAINPQIVIQPTPHSAKNADALDWSVYPHILASKNDLIFHPNADKTHRMTVRMLEEVERLCAFVDQARQRYNTK; encoded by the coding sequence GTGAAGTTATTTTATCTATCGTTTATTTTCGTCATGGCTAGCGTTGGGGTTAGCGCCGATGAGGGGGAAAAAGCCCCCTTGCGCATTGTGGCACTCGCCCCTCACGTGGTTGAATCTTTATTTGCCATTGGTGCTGGTAATAGCATTATTGCAACGTCGGAGCATTCAGATTATCCAGAGGCGGCCAAGCAGATACCGCGCGTGGGCAACTATGCCCGGCTGCAAATCGAACGCATTGTACAGCTATCGCCAGACATCATTATTGCGTGGCGTACAGGCAATCCGCAAGATGATTTGGCGCGCCTTAAGAAATACGGTTTAACGGTGGTGTATTCAAACCCCACCACACTGGAAAGCGTTGCAGATGAACTCATTATGTTGGGTAAGCTAGTCAACAAACAGGAAACCGCGCAACGCTTGGCGAATCAATATCTTCAGCGGTTAAATACATTGAAACTCGAATATGCCTCAGCGCCTCCGGTTACTGGCTTTTACGAACTATGGGCTCGCCCCCTTAGAACGGTTGCCAATAAAGCATGGCTTCAACAACAACTCGAAGTATGTGGCGTAAACAACCCGTTTTCACACTTGCATGAAGATTATCCTTTAGTCAGTTTAGAGCAAGTTTTGGCGATTAACCCTCAAATTGTCATTCAACCTACTCCCCATAGCGCAAAAAACGCAGACGCATTAGATTGGTCTGTTTACCCCCATATCTTGGCTTCAAAAAATGATTTGATTTTTCACCCCAACGCCGACAAAACCCATCGTATGACAGTAAGAATGCTAGAGGAAGTTGAGCGACTATGCGCGTTTGTAGACCAGGCTCGGCAAAGGTATAACACAAAGTAA
- a CDS encoding FecCD family ABC transporter permease, which translates to MTLKWWLLSIAAIGACGISLFFGAAELSPNQITQCLLGQCDNPTESLIFWQIRVPRIAVGFLVGIGLAVAGATLQNVTRNSLTDPYLFGVVAGAGLGASIATLLFSESVAAQLGLIGVDADTAFSITLPGAAFLGALFAVALVQVLVSSALGRRTEHLLLAGVAVSFMLGAFSHFILFIAEPFAANKVVFWLMGSLARAEVWYAWIMLPIVALSVAVLLLFGRHLDALLLGDESAKSLGVNVTVIRMLCLAICAALTACIVSYCGGIGFVGLMIPHIIRNWLGVTSRTLIMGCVLLGGTFMVSVDILARTLLSGQEIPIGIITSAIGSIFFFLAIRQRA; encoded by the coding sequence ATCACCCTAAAGTGGTGGTTATTGTCTATCGCCGCTATCGGTGCCTGTGGCATCTCCCTGTTTTTTGGTGCGGCTGAACTGTCGCCAAATCAGATTACGCAATGCCTTTTAGGGCAGTGTGATAACCCGACAGAATCCCTCATTTTTTGGCAAATTCGTGTGCCTCGCATTGCCGTTGGTTTTTTGGTGGGGATAGGCTTAGCGGTGGCCGGTGCAACCTTGCAAAATGTGACGCGCAATAGCCTTACCGACCCTTATTTGTTTGGTGTGGTTGCAGGCGCAGGGCTAGGAGCCAGTATTGCCACGCTTTTGTTTAGCGAAAGTGTGGCGGCTCAGCTTGGCTTAATTGGTGTAGACGCTGACACGGCCTTCTCAATTACGCTGCCTGGTGCCGCGTTCTTGGGGGCATTGTTTGCCGTGGCGTTAGTACAAGTATTGGTATCCAGTGCCCTTGGCAGGCGAACCGAACACTTGTTACTCGCAGGCGTGGCTGTTTCTTTTATGTTGGGGGCGTTCTCCCATTTTATTTTATTTATTGCTGAACCCTTCGCGGCCAACAAAGTGGTGTTTTGGTTAATGGGAAGCTTAGCGCGTGCCGAGGTATGGTATGCGTGGATAATGTTACCCATTGTTGCGTTAAGTGTTGCGGTATTGCTGCTTTTCGGTCGTCATTTAGATGCTTTATTACTTGGTGATGAAAGCGCCAAGTCGTTGGGGGTTAATGTCACCGTTATCCGCATGTTGTGCCTTGCTATTTGTGCGGCGCTCACGGCATGTATTGTGTCTTACTGTGGGGGCATTGGTTTCGTTGGGCTTATGATCCCTCATATTATACGGAATTGGCTCGGGGTAACTAGCCGCACACTTATTATGGGATGCGTGCTGTTAGGTGGCACCTTTATGGTAAGTGTAGATATTCTCGCCAGAACCTTATTGTCAGGCCAAGAAATACCCATAGGCATTATCACCTCGGCCATCGGCAGTATTTTCTTTTTCTTGGCAATACGTCAGCGTGCATAA
- a CDS encoding ABC transporter ATP-binding protein, with the protein MSINSALCIHQVSLSIGDKAILKNINFGVERGEVLGVLGPNGAGKTSLLKVIAGQKRHQGVVNWCGHGVADYSIQALAREIAVVNQLNDVVFSVTLKQVVRMGLLPHKTLLSRETATDSQRVEDAIQAVGLEGKLHQEYSSLSGGEQQRGLIARALVQGSPLLILDEPVNHLDVYYQHQVLQLLHDLARQLGVTVVMSLHDMNLASQYCDKIALLNSGDLIAYGEPEPVLNADLLTRVFSIPCEVKTQNGKPHVSFTPSRKTVLDLSRWGK; encoded by the coding sequence TTGTCTATCAACAGCGCCCTTTGTATTCATCAAGTATCACTGTCTATCGGTGATAAAGCTATTTTAAAAAACATCAATTTCGGCGTTGAGCGCGGAGAGGTTTTAGGTGTGCTTGGGCCCAATGGTGCCGGCAAAACCAGCCTGCTTAAGGTGATAGCTGGGCAAAAACGCCATCAAGGTGTTGTGAATTGGTGTGGGCACGGGGTTGCTGATTACAGTATTCAAGCACTTGCGCGTGAAATTGCAGTGGTAAACCAACTCAACGATGTGGTGTTTTCTGTCACCCTTAAGCAGGTGGTTAGAATGGGATTACTCCCCCATAAAACGTTATTGTCACGTGAAACCGCAACAGATTCGCAACGTGTAGAAGACGCCATTCAAGCAGTTGGCCTTGAAGGAAAGCTACACCAGGAATACAGCAGTCTTTCGGGTGGCGAACAGCAACGGGGGCTGATTGCTCGCGCGTTGGTGCAAGGCTCGCCTCTGCTTATTTTAGATGAGCCAGTTAACCACCTGGATGTCTACTATCAACATCAAGTTTTGCAACTGCTTCACGACTTAGCTAGACAACTTGGGGTGACCGTTGTCATGAGCTTACATGATATGAATTTGGCCTCACAGTATTGTGATAAAATAGCACTTTTAAATTCGGGAGATTTGATCGCCTATGGCGAGCCAGAGCCCGTATTAAACGCTGATTTGTTAACCCGCGTATTTAGCATTCCATGTGAAGTAAAAACGCAAAATGGCAAACCCCATGTTTCATTTACGCCCAGTCGCAAAACTGTACTAGATTTAAGCAGGTGGGGAAAATGA
- a CDS encoding adenosylhomocysteinase, whose protein sequence is MYQDFQAELAWASLHMPRTRTAVSSLPDLKGVKLACNMHLDLKMAPLVEGLLSRGCEVFLTTCNPTTVQDDVVAHLVDKGAVAHAWRNMTNAQWSESFDKALAWQPTHLCEMGADLTTRLHENVSEGKPVPAIVAGLEATGSGINRLNGMAPNYPIFNWDDLPVKEGLHNRHMVGLSAWQTFFQTTHLTLHEKVVVVIGYGLVGQGVAASAKAFGAQVQVAELDPARGLQAKYDGWPVVDLAEAVKNADVIATATGAYGVVNACHLDTMKDGTFILNVGHVAQEIDVPYLKDNASHSLPMPYVNAYNLNGKTLFLLADGSMFNLTAGYGDSLNAFDVTLAVMAAGIGHIVGEGANSANGLYLLPESAWKAAL, encoded by the coding sequence ATGTATCAAGATTTTCAAGCCGAGCTTGCATGGGCAAGCTTGCATATGCCACGTACCCGCACTGCGGTGTCTTCTCTACCTGATCTGAAAGGCGTAAAACTCGCCTGTAACATGCATTTAGATTTAAAAATGGCTCCCTTAGTTGAAGGCTTGCTGTCACGGGGCTGTGAGGTTTTTCTGACGACATGTAACCCCACCACGGTGCAAGATGACGTGGTTGCTCACCTTGTTGATAAAGGCGCGGTGGCACATGCATGGCGCAATATGACCAACGCACAGTGGTCGGAGTCTTTTGACAAAGCGTTAGCGTGGCAACCCACACACTTGTGTGAAATGGGCGCAGATTTAACCACCCGCCTACATGAAAACGTGAGTGAAGGTAAGCCAGTTCCCGCTATTGTTGCTGGCTTAGAAGCTACCGGCTCTGGAATTAACCGCTTAAATGGAATGGCGCCCAATTACCCTATTTTCAATTGGGATGATTTACCGGTTAAAGAGGGCCTGCACAATAGACATATGGTGGGACTAAGTGCATGGCAAACGTTCTTCCAAACCACTCACCTAACGTTACATGAAAAAGTGGTAGTGGTTATTGGGTATGGGTTAGTGGGGCAAGGCGTAGCAGCATCTGCCAAGGCATTTGGTGCTCAGGTACAAGTGGCTGAACTCGACCCTGCTCGTGGGCTACAAGCAAAATATGACGGCTGGCCTGTCGTCGACTTAGCAGAAGCCGTGAAAAACGCAGATGTTATCGCCACTGCAACAGGCGCATACGGTGTAGTAAATGCTTGTCATTTAGACACCATGAAAGACGGTACTTTTATTTTAAACGTGGGTCACGTAGCACAAGAAATCGACGTGCCTTATTTAAAAGACAATGCCAGTCATAGCCTACCTATGCCTTATGTGAATGCCTATAACTTGAATGGTAAAACGCTTTTCTTATTGGCTGATGGCTCCATGTTTAATTTAACCGCCGGATACGGTGACAGTTTAAACGCCTTTGACGTTACCCTTGCGGTAATGGCTGCAGGGATCGGTCATATTGTCGGGGAAGGGGCTAACAGCGCGAATGGCCTGTACTTACTTCCCGAATCAGCGTGGAAAGCCGCACTATAG